One Lysinibacillus fusiformis genomic window carries:
- a CDS encoding MalY/PatB family protein, translating into MIKYNFDEIINRRETDSIKWSKKHLQENFGDEESIPMWIADMDFKVAQPIIEALTERAQHGIFGYGYKSDEFLESVVNWHKKRNGWDIEKEWILFTPGIIPALNFIVETFCKPGDKVIIQSPVYYPFANIITNNGCHIANNPLIFNNGKYEMNFSELERIAQDSRTKLMFLCSPHNPVGRVWTAEELQRLGEICLENNVLVVSDEIHSDLIYQPNCHIPFGKISEEFKMNSIICTSPSKTFNLAGLHISDIIIPNESLREELNHKLTTIDIDPGSFASVAQITAYNNGEEWLEQLIEYLQNNLDLIDKFIKERMQGVKLVRPEGTYLAWLDFSELNFTDVELQQMMQKKAKIALDDGYIFGAGGEHFQRINFACPRTILVKSLENIEKSLMDLVSIGR; encoded by the coding sequence ATGATCAAATATAATTTTGATGAAATTATAAATAGACGAGAAACTGATTCTATAAAATGGTCTAAAAAACATCTTCAAGAAAATTTTGGAGATGAAGAAAGCATTCCAATGTGGATTGCAGACATGGATTTTAAAGTAGCTCAACCCATTATTGAGGCACTAACAGAGAGAGCACAACATGGAATTTTTGGTTATGGTTATAAAAGTGATGAATTTTTAGAGTCAGTAGTAAATTGGCATAAAAAGAGAAACGGATGGGATATTGAAAAGGAATGGATACTTTTCACGCCTGGAATAATACCTGCACTAAATTTTATTGTAGAAACATTCTGTAAGCCAGGCGATAAGGTGATAATTCAAAGTCCTGTCTATTACCCATTTGCTAACATTATCACCAATAATGGTTGTCATATTGCTAATAATCCATTGATATTTAATAATGGAAAATATGAAATGAACTTTTCTGAATTAGAAAGAATTGCTCAAGATAGCAGAACAAAGCTCATGTTTTTATGTAGTCCCCACAATCCGGTTGGACGTGTATGGACAGCTGAAGAGTTACAACGGTTGGGTGAAATTTGTTTAGAGAATAATGTATTGGTGGTTTCAGATGAAATCCACTCTGATTTAATATATCAGCCAAATTGCCATATTCCATTTGGTAAGATTTCTGAGGAATTTAAAATGAACTCAATTATATGTACATCGCCTTCAAAGACATTCAATCTTGCAGGTTTGCATATTTCTGATATTATAATACCCAATGAATCATTAAGGGAAGAATTAAACCATAAACTAACAACAATTGACATTGATCCAGGATCTTTTGCATCAGTGGCTCAGATAACAGCATACAATAACGGGGAAGAGTGGCTTGAGCAACTTATTGAATACCTGCAAAACAATCTTGATTTAATTGATAAATTTATAAAAGAACGAATGCAAGGAGTAAAGTTAGTTAGACCAGAGGGGACTTATTTAGCATGGCTTGATTTTAGTGAGCTTAATTTTACAGATGTGGAACTGCAGCAAATGATGCAGAAAAAAGCAAAAATTGCACTGGATGATGGATATATCTTCGGGGCGGGGGGAGAACATTTCCAAAGAATCAATTTTGCATGTCCAAGAACTATTTTAGTAAAATCTTTAGAAAACATTGAAAAAAGCCTTATGGATTTGGTGAGTATTGGAAGATAA
- a CDS encoding GNAT family N-acetyltransferase: protein MKNKFPILETNRLILREIMLEDVYDIFKYLSDIDVVKHMGIMPCQNVKDVEDEIGWYKSIYEESTGIRWGITLKDSGKVIGSCGFLNMITKHNRAEVGYELSKDYWGKGIASEALEAVVNYGFHHLQLERIQALIEPANLSSQKLVERQGFSKEGLLRHYEYTCGKFDDLYMYSIIKEDLSKV from the coding sequence ATGAAAAATAAATTTCCTATACTTGAAACAAATAGATTAATTTTAAGAGAAATAATGCTAGAGGATGTTTATGATATATTTAAATACTTATCTGATATAGATGTTGTTAAACATATGGGAATAATGCCTTGTCAAAATGTAAAAGATGTTGAAGATGAAATTGGATGGTATAAATCAATTTACGAAGAAAGTACAGGAATTAGATGGGGAATAACTCTAAAAGATAGTGGTAAGGTTATAGGAAGTTGCGGTTTTCTAAATATGATTACAAAACATAATCGAGCTGAAGTTGGGTATGAATTAAGCAAAGATTACTGGGGAAAAGGGATAGCTAGTGAAGCATTGGAAGCTGTTGTTAATTATGGTTTTCATCACCTTCAGTTAGAAAGAATTCAGGCATTAATTGAACCAGCTAATCTTTCATCACAAAAACTTGTTGAAAGGCAAGGCTTTAGTAAAGAAGGTTTGCTGAGACATTATGAATATACTTGTGGTAAATTCGATGATTTATACATGTACTCAATTATTAAAGAGGACTTAAGTAAAGTATAG
- a CDS encoding GNAT family N-acetyltransferase: MFFRRAQIGDSSILSNIAYKSKAYWGYTEDFIQKCKDTDALTVTKEYIEKNSVYLVESDNEIVAFYSFDINEKKLDALFIEPDYIGKGLGKIIWEHLLNKAKELELNEFTIDSDPNAEGFYLKMGAENIGSTPSTVFPDRSLPLMKVKVN; encoded by the coding sequence ATGTTCTTTAGAAGAGCTCAAATTGGAGATAGCAGTATATTAAGCAATATAGCTTATAAATCAAAAGCTTACTGGGGATATACTGAAGATTTTATCCAAAAATGTAAAGACACAGATGCTTTAACGGTAACAAAAGAGTATATAGAAAAAAATTCCGTTTATTTAGTTGAAAGTGATAATGAAATAGTAGCATTTTATAGCTTTGATATTAATGAAAAAAAATTAGATGCACTATTCATAGAACCTGACTATATCGGTAAGGGATTAGGGAAAATAATATGGGAACATTTATTAAATAAAGCAAAAGAGTTAGAGTTAAACGAATTTACTATAGATAGCGACCCTAACGCAGAAGGTTTTTATTTAAAAATGGGAGCAGAAAACATTGGTTCTACTCCATCTACTGTATTTCCTGACCGTAGTCTCCCCCTAATGAAAGTTAAAGTAAATTAA
- a CDS encoding GrpB family protein: MEKVNFFDSELFNKSVEKTFLLNKNKIKMLLPDVDIQHVGSTAIPNSLTKGDLDIQVRVCAEQFPKAVELLSSIYEHNEESIKTDTFRAFKDDTTNPPLGVQLTIIDADFDFFWKLREVLLANINYRDEYDNIKKEYEGKSMDIYREAKHKFFQGLMETPEFKNMISKSNNT; this comes from the coding sequence ATGGAAAAGGTAAATTTTTTTGATAGTGAACTATTTAATAAAAGTGTTGAGAAAACATTTTTATTAAATAAAAATAAGATTAAAATGCTTTTGCCTGATGTAGATATCCAGCATGTGGGCAGTACAGCAATTCCTAATAGTTTAACTAAGGGGGATTTAGACATCCAAGTACGTGTTTGTGCTGAGCAATTTCCGAAAGCTGTGGAACTACTTTCAAGTATATATGAACATAATGAGGAAAGTATTAAGACTGATACCTTTAGGGCATTTAAAGATGATACGACCAATCCACCTTTAGGCGTGCAATTAACTATAATTGATGCTGATTTCGATTTCTTTTGGAAATTAAGAGAGGTTTTATTGGCTAATATCAATTATCGTGATGAATACGATAATATAAAGAAGGAATATGAAGGCAAATCAATGGATATCTATAGAGAAGCCAAACATAAATTTTTCCAAGGATTAATGGAAACTCCTGAGTTTAAAAATATGATAAGTAAAAGTAATAACACTTAA
- a CDS encoding GNAT family N-acetyltransferase gives MDKENQALKKANMVYETGEIRRTDILAGLDAERRSLGVPSASGDVVVERSTDGLECRIVFASLPPEETNNLIRRELDAAVSGGYSLEWKYYGHDTPIDLPERLVAARFEAEDEEEVLVLPLDKASLAAFGDGGEHEIRIVREERDLVDYAEVSREIGRHNVEEERRALALKLKENSDEMSIHIAYVDGEPVACGRVYFRPGGPYAELAGGRTKTTHRRRGLFTALVASRLQEARDRGRTHAFVDALPTSAPILRKQGFQFVTRTQPFVFEQQR, from the coding sequence ATGGACAAGGAGAACCAGGCTCTGAAGAAAGCGAATATGGTGTATGAAACAGGCGAGATCAGAAGAACTGATATCCTGGCGGGCCTGGATGCCGAGCGACGGTCGCTGGGCGTGCCGTCTGCCAGCGGTGACGTGGTCGTGGAGCGCTCCACGGACGGATTGGAGTGCCGGATCGTGTTCGCCAGCCTACCGCCGGAGGAAACCAATAACCTGATCCGCCGGGAGCTGGATGCCGCCGTCTCCGGCGGCTATAGCCTGGAGTGGAAGTACTACGGTCACGATACGCCGATCGACCTGCCCGAGCGGCTCGTCGCCGCCAGGTTCGAGGCCGAGGATGAGGAGGAAGTGTTGGTCCTGCCATTGGACAAGGCATCGCTGGCAGCCTTTGGTGACGGCGGCGAACACGAGATCAGGATCGTCCGAGAAGAGCGCGACCTGGTGGACTACGCCGAGGTGTCTCGCGAGATTGGCAGGCACAACGTGGAGGAGGAACGGCGCGCGCTGGCCCTTAAGTTGAAGGAGAATTCGGACGAGATGAGCATCCACATTGCCTACGTTGATGGCGAGCCCGTCGCCTGTGGGCGGGTCTACTTCCGGCCCGGAGGGCCCTACGCCGAACTAGCCGGGGGTCGTACCAAGACCACACACCGGAGACGGGGACTGTTCACCGCGCTGGTCGCCTCGCGGTTGCAGGAAGCCCGTGATCGCGGCCGGACGCACGCCTTCGTCGACGCGCTGCCGACCTCCGCGCCTATCCTGCGCAAGCAGGGCTTCCAGTTCGTGACTCGGACGCAGCCGTTCGTGTTTGAGCAACAGCGGTGA